GGTTTTCAACGCCTTATCCAACGCCTGGTCCACCGAGCGGACTTCGATGATCTCGATTCCTTTCGGATATTCTTCGCCTTTGCGAATCGCTTTCGGGACGATGGCAGTTTTGAAACCAAGCTTCTGCGCCTCACGCAGACGCGCCACCATTTGCCCAGGCATACGCAATTCGCCCGCCAAGCCGATCTCGCCGATGAGAACAAGATTGGCTTGAATGGGAACATCCTTCCATGAAGAAGCAATGGCGGCGGCGACAGCCAAATCTGCGGCGGGTTCGTCGATCTGGATACCGCCCACCACGTTGACGAAGACATCCTGCTCGGCAAGTTTTAACCCGACACGACGTGTGAGAACAGCCGTTATCAATAGCAGACGATTAAAGTCCACGCCGTTCGGGGTGCGGCGCGCATTGCCAAATTGAGTCGGCGAGGTTAATCCCTGCACTTCCACGAGAATGGGACGTGTGCCTTCCATCGTCACTGCAATGGCAGAACCTGCGGCATTGACCAAACGCTCCGCCAAAAATGCCTCGGATGGATTCAGTACTTCATTCAAGCCGCCTTCGCGCATTTCGAACACGCCCACTTCGGATGTCGCGCCAAAGCGGTTCTTCACCGAGCGCAACAGACGATACGCTTGAAAACGATCTCCCTCCAAATACAAGACCGTATCCACGATATGCTCCAACACACGCGGACCGGCAATGGAACCTTCCTTCGTTACGTGACCGATCATGAAAACGGTCAAGCCGGTGGATTTCGCCAACTCGCGCAACTGCGACGAACATTCGCGCACCTGCGAAACCGAGCCCGCCGAAGAATCCAATTCAGCGAGATACGTGGTCTGGATGGAGTCAACGATCAACAGGTCCGGTTTTGATTCGCGGACGTGATTCAAAATGATCTCAAGGTTGGTCTCCGTCACCAACAGCAAATCCTTGGGCAAATCCTTCCCGCCGTTGAACAAACGTGAAGCGCGCATCTTGATCTGCCGTTCCGACTCTTCGCCCGAAACATACAGCACGCGCTGCACCTTCGCCATCTCCATCGCCATTTGCAGCATCAACGTGGATTTGCCGATGCCCGGGTCGCCGCCCACAAGTACGATGGAACCGGGGACGATGCCTCCGCCGAGGACGCGCGCAAACTCGCCGATGGGCAGGTGGACACGGTCTTCCGCCTCACCGCTGACCTCGGAAATAGGACGCGGCTCCGAGCGGCCCGTCAGCCCGCGGACGTTGACCGCGCCTTTCTTCGCCACAGGCTCATCGTGGATGACTTCCTCCACCATGCTGTCGAACGCTCCGCACTGCGGGCATTTGCCCATGTAGGATGCGGAGACTCGTCCGCATTGCTGGCAGACAAATCGGGTGTGGGTTTTGGTTTTTGCCATAATTCCTCTCGTATGGGCGAGGTGACCTCGCCCATACAAATCATTGCGGTCAGTATAACAGAATTTTTGTTCTGTTTTGTCCCTGCTATACTGTATGTCACGTTTGTAACGTGACGTCACGCTAAAAGCGTGACCTACCCAAAGGAGAACCGCATGAAACTCGTATCAGATATTCTTATCGTGATCGTTGCCCTCTTGCACTTTTTCTTTCTCTACCTCGAAATGTTCCTATGGGATAAGCCGCGCGGGATGAAGTCTTTTCGCATGACGGAGGAGCAAGCCAAGCAATCAAAGACACTCGCCATGAATCAGGGACTATACAACGGCTTCCTCGCCGCCGGTCTGATATGGGGATTATTTGCAGACGACGCGGTGAAAATATTCTTTTTGAGTTGCGTCATCATCGCGGGGATTTTCGGCGCGTTCACAGTCAG
This portion of the Anaerolineales bacterium genome encodes:
- the radA gene encoding DNA repair protein RadA produces the protein MAKTKTHTRFVCQQCGRVSASYMGKCPQCGAFDSMVEEVIHDEPVAKKGAVNVRGLTGRSEPRPISEVSGEAEDRVHLPIGEFARVLGGGIVPGSIVLVGGDPGIGKSTLMLQMAMEMAKVQRVLYVSGEESERQIKMRASRLFNGGKDLPKDLLLVTETNLEIILNHVRESKPDLLIVDSIQTTYLAELDSSAGSVSQVRECSSQLRELAKSTGLTVFMIGHVTKEGSIAGPRVLEHIVDTVLYLEGDRFQAYRLLRSVKNRFGATSEVGVFEMREGGLNEVLNPSEAFLAERLVNAAGSAIAVTMEGTRPILVEVQGLTSPTQFGNARRTPNGVDFNRLLLITAVLTRRVGLKLAEQDVFVNVVGGIQIDEPAADLAVAAAIASSWKDVPIQANLVLIGEIGLAGELRMPGQMVARLREAQKLGFKTAIVPKAIRKGEEYPKGIEIIEVRSVDQALDKALKTTDKRG
- a CDS encoding DUF1304 domain-containing protein, with translation MKLVSDILIVIVALLHFFFLYLEMFLWDKPRGMKSFRMTEEQAKQSKTLAMNQGLYNGFLAAGLIWGLFADDAVKIFFLSCVIIAGIFGAFTVSKRIFYIQAVPAILALVIFLVF